The DNA sequence AAAATGTTGTGCCATGTGGACCCTGGGGTGGCTCAGGAGGAACTGCATTTGATGATGGATGTTACACTGGCGTTAGACAAATTAATATATCGCGCAATGTCGGGATCGTATACATAAGAGCTCTGTATGCTTGCGATGAGGAATCGATATGGGGAAGCCGGGCCGGTGGAAATGTAGGATTCAAACATGACAAGGTGAATGTATTTTCTTCATATTATTCTGTGATATCCTACATtagttgggaaggagaacgaaacaccttttataagggtgtggaaacctttccctagtagacgcgttgtaaagccttgaggggaagcccgaaagaaaaagcccaaagagaacaacatctgctagtggtgggcttggatcattacaaatggtattagagcccgtcaccaggcgatgtgtcagcgaggagactattccccaaagggggtagacacgaggcagtgtgccagtaaggatactgggccccgaagagggtggatttggtgggggtcccacatcgatcggggaaaggaacaagtgccagcgaggacgttgggcccgtgaattgtgatatcccacattggttgggggaggagaacgaaacatcttttatgagggtgtggaaacctttccctttttaaaaccttgaggggaagcccggaagggaaagccaagcccaaagaggagaatatctgctagtggtgggcttgggccaatACATATTCGATCAAACGACATGTTATTTCGGGTTTTAGTTATTACATTTCTCGTTATCTTAGTCGTAGCAAACGTTTTGCAGGTTATCTTCGACTATCCATACGAAATCTTGACTCATGTGACTGGACACTATGGTCCTGTAATGTACATGGGACCTAACGTTATCAAGTCACTTACATTCCATACTACAAAAGCTAAGTACGGACCATTTGGGGAGGCACAAGGAACCCCTTTCAGTACCAACGTCAAGGAGGGGAAGATTGTTGGATTTCATGGCAGGAAAGGTCTGTTCCTCGATGCACTCGGTGTGCACATAGTAGAAGGAAAGGTGACCCCGGCGTCTCGTCCTCCGTCCAGTGATATCGTTCCTGCTACACAACCACTTCTCGAAAACGAGAGCGCCCATTGGACTAAGAAACTTGCTCCTTCAAACGGAAGACCACTTGAAGAGGTACTTTCTAACTCAGCTCATCATTTTAGATAAGTCTAGTCATGAAAGAGCTTATGGATGGATTGGTTACTTGTTTCGTAGATGGCTCGTGTAGTAAAAGAACCAGCTCCCTGTGGACCGGGACCGTGGGGCGGGGATGGAGGGAAACCGTGGGACGACGGAGTGTTTTCTGGCATTAAACAAATATACTTGACCAAATCTCTTGAAGCTTTTTGTTCAATCCAAATTGAATATGATCGAAACAAGCAATCAGTTTGGTCAGTTAAGCATGGAGGAAACGGTGGAACGACCGTGCATCGGGTAtcgataaatttaaaaccttaaaCGTGCATTCACAAGCACACAAACATTTATTCTGGCTGTGTGTTTGCAGGTAAAACTAGATTATCCGCATGAAGTGTTGACTTGTATCTCGGGATATTACGGTTATGTCGGTAAAGATGAACGACAACAAGTTATAAAGTCGCTTACTTTACACACAAGTAGGGGGAAGTTCGGACCGTTCGGGGAGGAGATAGGAACCTTTTTCACGTCGACGATAACCGAGGGGAAGGTGGTTGGCTTCCATGGGAGGAGCAGCTTGTACTTGGACGCCATTGGAGTTCACATGCAGCACTGGCTAGGTAGCCAAAGATCATCCAAGTCGTCCATGTTTAAACTGTTCTGATATGAAACTAAAGAACTAATAAAGCTTGAATGGAGCAATATGGTTCCATTAATAATCTATTCTGAATGTTTGGCTTAGTCAAAGGAAGCCTCAGTTTGATATTATTAgtaaaatgtaataaaaagtACTATAAAACAGGACGGAAATGAGTCGTTCCTAGCTCGAGTTTTGGATAAGCTTCTTCCAATCATGTTTGGTAATAGAACAAGACAGGACGTTTTTTTACATCTCTATGTCCCTCCCTTGTGGCGACATAGattgaaaaagggaaaaagagggATGGAGTTACGTAGGGGTATTTTTGACTTTTTGCTATGATCAATGATTTGACGTTTATGTTTCGTGATAGAACAAAACAGCTTGCTCGGGCATCCTTTAcatctccttgtctctccttATGGCGACATGGAGCGAAAAAAGCAAAGACAAGGGATGGTGTTAAGTAGGGGTATTTTTGACTTTTTGCTATACGTAGTGATTTTTCAAGCAGTGGGAGGAGACCAGGACTCTGACCGCGTGCCTGTTGAAGAATGAGCCGGCGACTCATAGGCAGTGGCTTGGTTAAGGGAACCCACCGGAGCCGTAGCGAAAGCGAGTCTTCATGGGGCAATTGTCACTGCTTATGGACCCGAACCTGGGTGATCTATCCATGACCAGGATGAAGCTTGGGTGAAACTAAGTGGAGGTCCGAACCGACTGATGTTGAAGAATCAGCGGATGAGTTGTGGTTAGGGGTGAAATGCCACTCGAACCCAGAGCTAGCTGGTTCTCCCCGAAATGCGTTGAGGCGCAGCAGTTGACTGGACATCTAGGGGTAAAGCACTGTTTCGGTGCGGGCCGCGAGAGCGGTACACGAACCTGGGTGATCTATTCATGACTAGGATGAAGCTTCATTTATGTTCGGTTTAGAGACTATTAAACCCTAACTTTAGGTTGCATAGACAGACTCCGATGAATTGAATTTTGGCCTCGAAagcattttttctttcacgtTTGCACCTCATGTCGTATAAGCTACCCGAAAAATAACCTAATAAAGAAAGAGCCTAGGTGACAATGTGACATGTCAACAAACTTTGGTatgtaaaaaatgaaaataaaaaacaaaatagatattaattattttgggccttggaaagaaaatggtaATGGGCCTAAAATTCTTCcaatccttaaaaaaaaaatgcttatgGGCctagaaaaaaacaaacaaataaatNNNNNNNNNNNNNNNNNNNNNNNNNNNNNNNNNNNNNNNNNNNNNNNNNNNNNNNNNNNNNNNNNNNNNNNNNNNNNNTTAGGTTGCATAGACAGACTCCGATGAATTGAATTTTGGCCTCGAAagcattttttctttcacgtTTGCACCTCATGTCGTATAAGCTACCCGAAAAATAACCTAATAAAGAAAGAGCCTAGGTGACAATGTGACATGTCAACAAACTTTGGTatgtaaaaaatgaaaataaaaaacaaaatagatattaattattttgggccttggaaagaaaatggtaATGGGCCTAAAATTCTTCcaatccttaaaaaaaaaatgcttatgGGCctagaaaaaaacaaacaaataaatttttggttAGCTAAATTGCCAATGgactaaaatacccttagCCCGGTGCTCATGATGCGCTACGGAACCTTGACCATGTCGAGGGACCAAGCAAGGGATAGCTAGCAGCATAGGAGCCGACTTGGCGTCAACAGCTTTGTATCACACTGGATTAATCCAATATGTGGTTCCGCACGTGACGTAGAGTCAGCTCCTATCAACGACTGCCATGCTAGAGTAAACCATTAATGAatattgttgaactaaaaaaagatataGCAACTACGCCCTCGTTTGTCTTATTAcactcaaataattttttcaacatAAGTAACACAAAAAGTCGTCACAGAAGGACGTTGTCATTCACATCTTGATAATAATAGTAGAATTTGACGTGATTTTGGCCAAACTTTGACTCGTCTTGACCTTTGAGGGATAGATGAATCCTTCCCATCTCTGATTTTGGCCAAACTTTGACTCGTCTTGACCTTAGAGGGATAGATGAATCCTTCCGATCTCGTGTGACAAATACATACAAATCCATGAGTATATATAAAGCAATTCCTATCTTGAATTTTTATCTAACTCGAACGTTTGTTTCTCGAGAAAGGAAAATAACTTGTACAAGTTTTCCATTTGGTCGGATTTTTGGCATTCCAAGCTTCACAATGATCTAAGTGAAATGAatatgtaaagaaaaataatatggtCTTCATGCATATAACCTTATAAGATAGTGACATTTTCAAGAAACCATTGCATCTTTCCATAGTTTTGTCTTTTTAACGTCTCCGTCTCGTTTGGTAATAATTTATCGACGCTTTTTGGAGTACTTAAAATAGTTGTTCGTCGTTCATTATTTGAAAGCTAAGTTGTCGTTATTCTATGTTCATAATTCCAATATGTGTTTGACGTTAGTACTTAGCTTCAATCTCCTACTTGGGTGGATGTGTGATACCTGAGTAGAGATGCCCATAGAGGACGGGACAGGAACGAGGACCTTCCCTGTTCCCATCCCTGTGAAAtttcctatttatttttgcggGAATTGAgttacatgaatgaatcgagatcGCATCACTCGAGTAAAAGAAGgttacatgaatgaatcgagatcACACCCGAATAATTTTATGTCAAGTGACCTCCTAggaatttttcaaaaatgtaTGTGAGTGAGAATAAAACACGCTGAAAGGATCCATGTTGGTCTATGAAGATAGTCTTTACTCTTAGAAGCGATGAGTataacgtgaccatgtcacAGGGGATCATCGAGGCCATTAAGTGCCAAATCCAGATTCCAAATCCTCGTACAAATCCTAGGCATGAgacattacaaatggtatcagagcagtaCAGTTCCTAGAAAGATGTGATTCAGGGTCGAACCAAGGTGAAAGCTAGTAGACATGTGACACCCGAACAAACGagggatacatgaatgaaccgagaccacatcaaaataagaactttttcaaatttaatattatatatatatatatatataataaaaaacagagagagccCATGGATTGTATGTCCATTGTAAAGTTAAAATCatgtgagtttttttttcctttctctctcctgttagcttttttgggtttagagagagaaattattaactttttggttaaaaagatgtgtaatattttactttttaacccctttaactaaaatagaaaaagattttatttgtGAGTAGGAGAATAAAATccctttctctttcctttttcttctctcacaTCATGCCACTATCTTTAAACACGGACCTCATCGACCCTATATATTGTAACTATAACGACccaggtccaccgctagtagatattgtcctctttaggctttctcgggtttcccctcaaagctttaaaacgtgtatgttaggggaaggtttccacacttggTGTTctattctcctctccaaccaatgtaggacatcacaatccacccctcttctgggcccaatgtcctcgctggtactcgttcctttctctaatcgagGTGGGACCCCtgccaaatccacccctttggggccatcgcccttactggcacactgcctcatgtctaccccccttctgggaacagcgagaaggctgacacatcattcagtgtctggctctaataccatttgtaacagctcaggtccaccgctaacagatattgttctctttgagctttccctttcgagcttcccctcaaggttttaaaacacgtttactaggcgaaggtttccacatctataaagggtgttttgttctccttcccaaccaactCAACATCACAGTCACGATTCGATCTCGAggttaaaactttttttttttttttcatgagatcactcaacatagaattgctacAAGTAAAACACActtaacttcaaaaaaatttataattgagcTACTGAAAAATGAAGATGTACCGTGTTCGTATAAgtaataactttcaattcttttaaatctttcttaGCTATTCTATTCTCGAGATTACTCCcatctcggttcattcatgcaTCGTTCATTTACTCGGATGTCACATTAACTGCCCGAGCTAAACTATCACTAATTATATGGTCTCGACAACAAGCAGCACCAACCACCAAGAATTTTCCCGCTCCTtcctcgaaaaaaaaaaacttttaatgaaaaaataataaaaattaaaaaatagatacttttttccttctccaagAAGTGCTTTTACTCAGCTAAATATTCTTTGATAATGTTTAATTATGGAAATTAATAATCCATATTTATTAGAATTCAACTAAGTAGCTGTTGACTGCAACCCTATTCACATAAAAGCatatttaaagtaattataaatatttaacctATGTTCTCTTTTACCCTCAAAAGCATATCATATAGccattataattaaatatcacTTTACCCAATTcacataatattttatattcaccttattataaaaattttaagataataatGCATCAGGGTAAAAAAATACATAcggttagacgaacacgactctccacaatgatatgatattgtccactttgagcataagctctcgtggatttgctttgggcttccctaagaggcctcgtaccaatagagagagtatgCGGGACTTtgatccaacacctcccctcgaacaaaatacgtcttccccttaatcgaggctcgattccttcttctttttggagtcttttgttcgacatggctaagtttagggcatgacggctctgataccatgttagatgaacacgattctctacaatgatatgatactGTATAAACTTTCATGGCtactttgggtttccccaaaaggtctcgtaccaatggagagagtattccttgactatgaactcataatcattctctaaattagcggacgtggaactttcatcatccaacaaatattatttttttattttgagtaaCGTAGTCAGTCAACGGATAGCGTTGGAAGCGAGTAACGTaagataaaagaaatgaattaaaataataaattaagacattatatttattatttagagGAATAATTAGAAGCATAATTAGAAGCATGCAAAACAAGGCAAGATCTTAGGgtataatttgaatattaagaAAGTAcaattatgttttgtttttttagaccAACGAGGAAAATGCCACTTCCTCTTTCCCAaattccaacatgttttgtcaatttctccccttttttatcaataaatttatttttttaatttttttcgaattcgataaatttgattaaaattggATCCGTCGTAGGTAATTCAACTATTTAATCACTTGAGATTAGTTTAATAAATCTAATTATTATACCCttaaatttgtttcattttggtCCTTCCGTCTTGAATCTGGTCCAACGGGTATCGTCCCTCTTACAACAACGTCAAGACCTTTCAACTAAGAGATGAGCTTTTGGTAAAACTCGAACAGTTTCTTTCAAACTTGCTTCGTATATGCAAAAATGAGTATTTAGAGATTCTTTCGTTATACCCAATAACATGGTTCAATAACAGATcgtgtaacaactcaagtccaccgttaacaaatattgtcttgtttagacttttcctttcgagtttcctcACAAGATTCTtaaaaacatgtctgctagatgctagagagagatttccacacccttataaaaacatgttttgtttctctctccaattaaGGTGAAATCTCACCCGGCTCACAACAATCTCAAGAGTTTAGCAAATAAcctaaagaaaaatacaaaaattaaaataaatattttaaaattaactcaCCAgctaggtaaaaaaaaaaaaaNaaaaaaaaaaaaatccactGTGTCTCTGTGTAAGCAAATCTTATAGATCCTCTGttttgaaagaaatatttaatgcaaaataaataaaaataaataaataaataaaaaaaggacaGATTCTGTCATTCTAGATCTTGTTTTAATGGGtaaaaaaccaagaaaaaaaatctggGTTTGATTGGGAGATGCTGTCTGAAAAGACACAAAATTATTCTGCTTTTTACACTCTAATTTCAAACACACAAACACTTTAGTCACccaaatgtttcatttttactCCCCGTGTCGTCTTTACGTTCAACAATGGTAGGTATCGAGCCAAATCTTTCGCCTTGATGTTCGGTTTACGGAGGGGACACGTTAGCTTAAGTTTGTTCGATCTGGTCTCTAAGTTGAATCTTCGACTTTGTACATGTTTTATTGAGCTACTTGAATTGTCGGTTTGTGATTCTTTTGGTGGAAACATTATGAAAACGACCGTATGGTATAATAAGATTATTGATTTATATGTTACTTATAAGATCAACAAATTGGTGACCTATATCTtatgtctgttagggagagatttccacatccttataaagaatgtttcgttctcctctccaaccaatgtgggatctcacaattcatcctctttcgaggcctagtgtccttactggcacaccgcctcgtgtcctctcttctccaaccgatgtgggatctcacaatccaccccccttcgggacctagcgtccttactggcacaccaccctgTGTCCACCTCCTTTTGGAGTTCAGCCTCCTTGCTAACACATCGCTCGATGTTTGGTTctaataacatttgtaacagctcaagcccaccgtgagcatatattatcctctttgagttatccctttcaggcttcctctcgaagttttttaaaacacgtctgttagagaggtttccacactcttataaagaatgttacgttctcctccccaaccaatataaGACTCTCACATGAACTCATTCCCAACGTTCgtatatattgatatataaaCTAATACTCATCACTGTATCCAAACAAGTTTACCTAACTTTCGATGCAGTGTTTTGCATCGGTATATGTCAACTATAGCAACAACTTCTATTACACCGAAAAAACGCATTATCAAAAGATCtacttttttatcttttaacaATAGCACTCATACATCAAGGGTAACATAGAATGGTAAATTTAAGTCCTACCAATAAGAGTAACATAGAATGGTAAATTTAAGGAATTTAACTACATCCAACAAGggtgaaaataaataaacaagacCGTAATTGAAATCCAATTAATTTTTGACAcgtagagagaaaaaaagtacGTGGCAATAAATTATTAGTGGTCCCCACCTATGCCTTTTGGTAAGAGAATTAAAACATAGCACTCATTTATTGGCCAATCATTTTCCTTCTGCCCTTGTGGGCCCCACCCAATTCACACCAATACTTCtcatcaaatttattacattattattattattattattattattattattaataatttattatttcaatattatatataaataaataaataaaaaccataattaattatatataaaaatataatcttaggcttagatattgtttttatttatttattttaattattttgcttCCAAGTGGATTTTGAGAGGGTATAATATATAGGGGcctataaaatgaaaataatttagtttagggatttttatgtaatttgaaaACCACGTGTCGATGGGTGATTGGGGGGAAAAGTAGGTTTACAGTGTTCGTGGAAACACGTGATAATAACCCACACTCGTACCCCAATGGAGATCCTCCGTATCCACGAGTGGGGCCCGTAGCAGCGCTCTTTTAATCTTCCTCTTTACACAGTTTCCTCCACATCACACGTGTCGCCCTCATCCTTGCACGTGAAAATACCACGTGTCAGACTCTTACTTAaccaaactcaaaaaaaaaaaatcaatttatttattttatttttcttttcaacaaattcCAACCTTACCATATTTttgaagaatttaaataatttatccaTTTGGAGCTTTTACTTACTCTTTATTCCTTCGTATGAATAAGACCAAccgaataaaatataatattatactCGATCATTCGAATATTCACTATTATATTTATTCCGCTCAACTTtactataataaatatttaataaataatattacattAGGAATAAAGAACGATGGTCCAACCAATATAAAAAGATATAGATGTTCAACAACTCGAACATAgacattcaaatttattataaaatttcaattttttttttgaataatttatgaTAAAGAGAATCAAACCTCTGACCTCTTAGTCAAAAGtattatcttaattaattaaaaattttaaattttaaatatgagatcttctttatatatatatattatttatttatttattttgggttaaagggttttgttttctggggactttcccttctccaagaaaaaaaacattaaaaaacattaaaaaaaacattaaaaaaacatagaaataaaaaataaagacaaagAATCTGTTTAGTGCATGTTTTTGCGTACAAAAAATCTTTAAAGcgccaataaataaataaataaataaataaataaatatatatatatatagtcttACGTTACCACACACAAACTGTCCTATCTTTCTCCAATTcaagattgttttttttttgggttgttgCTGTTCCCTTCCCATGCAACGTTGCCACTGCgaccaccaccgccgccgccgccaccgccgttCCATTGCCTCCGGCGCCGCCgtctatttaaaattgttgtttaataataattcagCAATGATGGTTTCTAAGCTTCTATTGGCCTTTGCCTTCTGCCGTTTGATGGCCACCGTCGGACTCAACATGGGTCCGGCAGTGGAGCTTTCCCGTCTTGGAATTGACGGCCTCCTCACCATCGACCCCTCCGCGGTCGAGACTGCCTCTATCGATTTTGGCCTCATGACCCGTAACCCCCCTCTCGCCGTCTTGCACCCGGCCTCCGCTGATGATATCGCTCGATTGGTCCGTGCTGCGGTGGCAACGCCGGAGGAGTACGGTGGGTTTACGGTGTCGGCAAGAGGGCATGGACATTCGATAAACGGACAGGCGCAAACTGGAAATGGGGTTGTGATTGAGATGAGCAGCGGCGTTGGCGGCGTAGATGGCGGGAGAGGTTTCCCGCCGCCGCCAATTGTGTCGGAGAAAGAAATGTTTGTGGATGTTTGGGGCGGAGAATTATGGATTGATGTGCTGAAATCTACGTTGCGGTATGGCTTGGCGCCGAGATCGTGGACTGATTACTTGTATTTATCGGTCGGCGGGACACTATCGAACGGCGGAATCAGCGGCCAAGCTTTCAACCATGGTCCTCAGATCAGCAATGTCCTCGAACTCGACGTTGTCACAGGTCCATTTCTCTCCAATGCAAATgcatcaaaatttgaacttttaatattttggtcGGTCGTAAAATTAATACAAACTGATAGAACAGGGAACGGGGAGCTAACGACGTGTTCGAACGAGGAAAACCCAGATCTTTTCCATGGAGTTCTTGGCGGATTAGGGCAATTCGGGATCATTACACGAGCGAGAATCGTTCTCGAACGAGCTCCTCAAAGGGTAACGAAAAAATccgatcttttttttttttttttttttttttttttNTTCTTAATAATTGAGTTTGCAATGACAGGTGAGATGGATAAGAGTATTATACTCAAATTTCACAGCCTTCACTAGTGATCAAGAACGGCTAATATCTCTGCATGCAAAACCAAGGAATGAGAAATTTGATTACGTGGAGGGGTTTGTGATCGTTGATGAAGGGTTGATCAATAATTGGAGATCGTCGTTTTTCTCACCGGCCAACCCGGTCAAAATCTCCTCCTTGAAGAAGGCTGATGGGGGAGTTTTATACTGCTTGGAGATCACCAAAAACTACCATGACTCTCAATCTCTCACCGTTGATCAGGttaatcatcatcatcatttaatCATTACCATCGTCTTCTTTACTCGAAAAAACTATACAAACACGAGCTACCTAAGCTAGCTAGAGCGAAAACCAGGTCTGAGAATTTGAACCCACGATCTATTTagtcaaaaatataatattttaactagtTGAATTTAAGCTCGGGACGTTTTGCAAGCTGTATTTGATTTGTCTTGATTTTTCAAATGGGGTTGcctttttctctatttttttttaatttttgtttgaatatatatacatatatacatatatatatatatatatatatagggagagagagagagagagagagagagagttttaaGGGAGGGCCAAGATGGTTgtataatttattcaattatttttcaacttttttcttttttttttttttttataaaaagaaaaaaaaaacaagaaaagtagaatttaaataaatatttataaatttagtgaAAATTTGCTAAAATATGATTTGGAATCTTCCACTGCCATCTTTGTCTTTCCTTGTGGTTTATTGTTCGTGTTCAATAATTCATCGATGTTTTGGTTCGGTTCGGTAacgattttgttttaaaatatgttttgataataataaagaagaagaataatagATGGAAGATCTTATGGGAATCAATTATTCTATAAAATCCTAAGACAGAG is a window from the Cucurbita pepo subsp. pepo cultivar mu-cu-16 chromosome LG07, ASM280686v2, whole genome shotgun sequence genome containing:
- the LOC111798429 gene encoding jacalin-related lectin 3-like isoform X4, giving the protein MHCLKLGPRVHDSYAHMKKACASKPNWRSKRIWANVASFSESEEGLICRDKSRWRFLGNSCQSYDDSQKIKPVSAGPFGGPGGNKWDDGVFSSIRQLVISHGAGIDSIKIQYDVKGTPIWSDRHGGNGGTKTDTVKLDFPDEYLTMIRGHYGSFVSYDQIFVQSLTFMSNKRKYGPYGVELGRVFSFPTTEGKLVGFHGRSGLYLDAIGVYLKPMPIQTPSKAIIQSQSYVASKTESEGYSIIQGSVGQNYDIVLAVKQKDELKKPLPSSSSSSESSDDESITKRPVKKGPSKAENVVPCGPWGGSGGTAFDDGCYTGVRQINISRNVGIVYIRALYACDEESIWGSRAGGNVGFKHDKVIFDYPYEILTHVTGHYGPVMYMGPNVIKSLTFHTTKAKYGPFGEAQGTPFSTNVKEGKIVGFHGRKGLFLDALGVHIVEGKVTPASRPPSSDIVPATQPLLENESAHWTKKLAPSNGRPLEEMARVVKEPAPCGPGPWGGDGGKPWDDGVFSGIKQIYLTKSLEAFCSIQIEYDRNKQSVWSVKHGGNGGTTVHRVKLDYPHEVLTCISGYYGYVGKDERQQVIKSLTLHTSRGKFGPFGEEIGTFFTSTITEGKVVGFHGRSSLYLDAIGVHMQHWLGSQRSSKSSMFKLF
- the LOC111798429 gene encoding jacalin-related lectin 3-like isoform X9, with protein sequence MSYDDSQKIKPVSAGPFGGPGGNKWDDGVFSSIRQLVISHGAGIDSIKIQYDVKGTPIWSDRHGGNGGTKTDTVKLDFPDEYLTMIRGHYGSFVSYDQIFVQSLTFMSNKRKYGPYGVELGRVFSFPTTEGKLVGFHGRSGLYLDAIGVYLKPMPIQTPSKAIIQSQSYVASKTESEGYSIIQGSVGQNYDIVLAVKQKDELKKPLPSSSSSSESSDDESITKRPVKKGPSKAENVVPCGPWGGSGGTAFDDGCYTGVRQINISRNVGIVYIRALYACDEESIWGSRAGGNVGFKHDKVIFDYPYEILTHVTGHYGPVMYMGPNVIKSLTFHTTKAKYGPFGEAQGTPFSTNVKEGKIVGFHGRKGLFLDALGVHIVEGKVTPASRPPSSDIVPATQPLLENESAHWTKKLAPSNGRPLEEMARVVKEPAPCGPGPWGGDGGKPWDDGVFSGIKQIYLTKSLEAFCSIQIEYDRNKQSVWSVKHGGNGGTTVHRVKLDYPHEVLTCISGYYGYVGKDERQQVIKSLTLHTSRGKFGPFGEEIGTFFTSTITEGKVVGFHGRSSLYLDAIGVHMQHWLGSQRSSKSSMFKLF
- the LOC111798429 gene encoding jacalin-related lectin 3-like isoform X3 translates to MSCCMNNSFITHLERVHDSYAHMKKACASKPNWRSKRIWANVASFSESEEGLICRDKSRWRFLGNSCQSYDDSQKIKPVSAGPFGGPGGNKWDDGVFSSIRQLVISHGAGIDSIKIQYDVKGTPIWSDRHGGNGGTKTDTVKLDFPDEYLTMIRGHYGSFVSYDQIFVQSLTFMSNKRKYGPYGVELGRVFSFPTTEGKLVGFHGRSGLYLDAIGVYLKPMPIQTPSKAIIQSQSYVASKTESEGYSIIQGSVGQNYDIVLAVKQKDELKKPLPSSSSSSESSDDESITKRPVKKGPSKAENVVPCGPWGGSGGTAFDDGCYTGVRQINISRNVGIVYIRALYACDEESIWGSRAGGNVGFKHDKVIFDYPYEILTHVTGHYGPVMYMGPNVIKSLTFHTTKAKYGPFGEAQGTPFSTNVKEGKIVGFHGRKGLFLDALGVHIVEGKVTPASRPPSSDIVPATQPLLENESAHWTKKLAPSNGRPLEEMARVVKEPAPCGPGPWGGDGGKPWDDGVFSGIKQIYLTKSLEAFCSIQIEYDRNKQSVWSVKHGGNGGTTVHRVKLDYPHEVLTCISGYYGYVGKDERQQVIKSLTLHTSRGKFGPFGEEIGTFFTSTITEGKVVGFHGRSSLYLDAIGVHMQHWLGSQRSSKSSMFKLF
- the LOC111798429 gene encoding jacalin-related lectin 3-like isoform X8, which produces MQSYDDSQKIKPVSAGPFGGPGGNKWDDGVFSSIRQLVISHGAGIDSIKIQYDVKGTPIWSDRHGGNGGTKTDTVKLDFPDEYLTMIRGHYGSFVSYDQIFVQSLTFMSNKRKYGPYGVELGRVFSFPTTEGKLVGFHGRSGLYLDAIGVYLKPMPIQTPSKAIIQSQSYVASKTESEGYSIIQGSVGQNYDIVLAVKQKDELKKPLPSSSSSSESSDDESITKRPVKKGPSKAENVVPCGPWGGSGGTAFDDGCYTGVRQINISRNVGIVYIRALYACDEESIWGSRAGGNVGFKHDKVIFDYPYEILTHVTGHYGPVMYMGPNVIKSLTFHTTKAKYGPFGEAQGTPFSTNVKEGKIVGFHGRKGLFLDALGVHIVEGKVTPASRPPSSDIVPATQPLLENESAHWTKKLAPSNGRPLEEMARVVKEPAPCGPGPWGGDGGKPWDDGVFSGIKQIYLTKSLEAFCSIQIEYDRNKQSVWSVKHGGNGGTTVHRVKLDYPHEVLTCISGYYGYVGKDERQQVIKSLTLHTSRGKFGPFGEEIGTFFTSTITEGKVVGFHGRSSLYLDAIGVHMQHWLGSQRSSKSSMFKLF